TTAAACAGACGTACATTGGGCATGGTGCGGATGTGTTGCAAATGAAACTTGGTAACCGAAGGCCAAACGATGTAGACGAACCTGTGGAATTGGATGCCAGCTTGCAAAGACACCTAGAAGATTTGCATATTTCTGATAAGATTCCAAAGTTTGAGCAATTGAGGATACCTTTAGGGTCTTTTCGTAATACAAGGGCTCATCGAAGGGTCTCCATACCTGTGATAAATGATGATTTGGTTGATGAGAATAAGCAGCTCTCTAAGCCAAATGCAACgcaattgatgatgatgctCAAAGATAAGATGGCTGAACTAGAAAGAGCTAATACTGCTCATGTACAAAATGTgttaaaaacaaagaagatGGCTGAAATAAAACTTGCGAGGCAAGAGGAAGAGCAGTTGAGACGTGCAGCAGAGGAACGAAAGAAACGAGAGGAGGAGCAACGTTTGAAGGAGGcagaaaggaaaaaggTTTTAGCTGAAGAATCTGAGAGGAAACGGAGATTGAAAGAGGAGGCCGATAAGAAGCAAAAGGAACAGCTGAGAATGGAGCAGGAACACCAAGAGGCATTGAGGAAGACTCGTGCACAagaggagaagaagaagaagcatgGCGTTACTAATTTTGAATCCATTGAAGTCGAATTTTTGAACGTTATGCAAAAGATACGAGATATAAAACGGGACATTGTAAATCCTGTTAAGAAGGATCGTGAATTGGAGAAGCTACTTGGAACGCAAAAGAGGAAGATCAATCCCAAATTTGGCCAATTAACAAATAGCCTATCTCAGCTGCAACAAATTCGAAAAGAATTAATCAGGTTAATAGATGAAATCAAGAATAATAATCTGGCATACAACTGGATTCTAAACTTTGTCGCTAAGGCGGTTGTATCACAGGCAGAAACTGAGGTTCGGGTAAAACCGGAAAGTGCATTACCTCTTGCGAACTTGACACTAAGTCTTCT
This Eremothecium cymbalariae DBVPG#7215 chromosome 5, complete sequence DNA region includes the following protein-coding sequences:
- the GLE1 gene encoding nucleoporin GLE1 (similar to Ashbya gossypii ABL110W), with the translated sequence MRFAIDELLDAIDEAEVKQTYIGHGADVLQMKLGNRRPNDVDEPVELDASLQRHLEDLHISDKIPKFEQLRIPLGSFRNTRAHRRVSIPVINDDLVDENKQLSKPNATQLMMMLKDKMAELERANTAHVQNVLKTKKMAEIKLARQEEEQLRRAAEERKKREEEQRLKEAERKKVLAEESERKRRLKEEADKKQKEQLRMEQEHQEALRKTRAQEEKKKKHGVTNFESIEVEFLNVMQKIRDIKRDIVNPVKKDRELEKLLGTQKRKINPKFGQLTNSLSQLQQIRKELIRLIDEIKNNNLAYNWILNFVAKAVVSQAETEVRVKPESALPLANLTLSLLVKYPDLYELLMARFIKKCPYVIGYMCGIDTEEGRLRMGWKRSVDGKWEDDISYNERLGGIMTLYAVISRLPLAPEFISNTEHPLPLSCSWKILARFANKPIIYLTNTEFILLGYWWDAAAAQFLQRYGNQGSKLLNLVASDLTAEVAAHKYVGAARLRILLEDWKQTGRIKTFPEMVT